DNA sequence from the Salmo trutta chromosome 28, fSalTru1.1, whole genome shotgun sequence genome:
acaattcagtcccattcaaattttcactaaccctaaacctaacactaaccctgaaactaaccctagctcctaaccctaaacctcattcaaaccttaaccctaaaccccccaaaatatagcatttgaccttgtggggacttctggtccccacaagtatagtgaAACACATCCATGTGGCAAcacttcagacacacacacacgctttatATACACTTCTAATGCATTATGCCACTTCTTTAAGATGTCATAACAATTCAGAAGTAGTTTTAACATCCTTATAACATAACAACTGTACAATCTCAACTATACCACCATTATAAGCAGAAATAAATCCACCTTGTCAACTTGAGTAAGATTAGCTAACTTTATGCTGTGTGAATGTGCTTGCAAAGCAGGgaaaggaaaacacacacacacacagcaaagtgTAGGAGTACACTGCCAGGAGACAATAGTCTAAATGTGTAAAGATCAGATTTCCATCATGTTTGTTTTCTTAGGATAAGGCAGGCCTGAGCAAAGAAAATATTTTGCTGGCTCATGGCCATCTGTCGAAAGCAATGGCATCTTTAAAATGGTAAATATACAATATAGGTTTAACTGTGAGAATATTGATCATATAAGTTTGGAAGTTCAGAAGactttttaaactattttctctGCTATAGCATTGTTATACCAGCTGCCTGTTGTTGCATCAAAAATGCTGTATGTGTAATGTGAGAGTTCTTCAGTGGAATGGACAGCTACACACTGAAAACAAAGATCTAACCAGACAAAACTTTGACTGACTGTCCCTCCAAACCTAACTGAAAGTGCATACATAAAAAACACAAAGCAACCTGCTGACGATGTGAAAATGATCACAAACAAAGCAGAAAACCACGCAAATAGTATGTCTGACTAGAGAGTAACAATTGATTGCAGGAGACAGTAACCAATAGCCAACTGGTATTGAAATGGACAAAATACTACAAGCTAAAGAAAAACCTTTAGAAAAATAAAGAAGAAAAGAACAAGCAAACATTCATGTTTTGGTGAAGTGACAATAAAACCATAGCTAAAGTCCTTTACATAAAAACACCCAATCCCAATAGCTTGTTTCATTCACAACTGGGGTACCTGTCACAACATCAAATTCGTCATAGGTCATTTCAAAATGGTATATCTAGAGCTCAAGTCACAACACATGATATTGCTGAGAGTGTTTAAGAGCAGTGGATACTGTAGCATTCCTTTGTCCATTAAAGGATTTTTATAGGCTTTGGCCAGCGACACTCCGGCCCTCTCCATTGGCTAAAAATGATACTTATTTTCTGGCCCCCCTGAGGACTTCTTTTAAAACCCTGCTTTAAATCTTAAAGAAACAACAAAAGAGCCTGTCAGTGCAATGCTTTCTGACAGCTCAGTATAAGACAATAAGACAAAAACAACACCAGAATGACTAATTCACCATTTAGGTGACTCTACCCACAAGCCTATTTTAAATCTCAAGTTGTTAGGAGAATATCATTTCATGAGTAAGATGGAATAAGTTATGTAATAACTTTGAGATAATATTATTTTCAATATATACGTTTTATTCAATGAATTTGCTGAATCAAACAAAACATATGagttgttttaaaaaatacatcaGACCTAAAACATGAATAGCTGTAATGTGACTGGCTATCCCATTGTTTAGTCGCTTCTCATAATTCCAGTATCTAAAATCTGAATGCAAATGACAGGGTTCTCTGAGAGCTGAATAGAGCAACATGATTAATCACCAGGTATTTCTACTGTTACAGAGGCACACATGGCAGCCTAATAATCTCTTAGTGTTACTCTGTTACTAAAACCCAAGTCATCTGATAACGATCAAATGATTCAAGTGATAAAAGACACTGAAAGCTCTGGAATATTGCTGGAAACAGAAAATCTATGCAAGTTATCATTCATACCTGTATTCTTGTAATATGTTGGTTGTCAGGATTTTCAAAAGACTTGAAATCTGAAATTATATGACATGATAAATTCAATGGCCTTCATACCTTTTTGACAAGTAATTACAATGCATTGAAAAATCAAATGAACTTGTACCACTAAGCACATTGAGCACTTGTCACAGGTAATGTCTATTATCAAATGTGTCTGTATTTTGTATttcaaacacatactgtatgtgtttatttgaagaAGAAACAGTATTGAATGAGAATCAAGATAAAAAGCCTACCATGTTGTGAGAAATCAAAACACACTTAAAATGTCAATAGTGTCAGGAGAAAAATGGACTAGCAATGGAATACAAATCCATATCAATCTGAACGGATCTGTTGATTTCATTAAGGGCATTCAATGTCTTTTACTGATGGTGCAGTAAATTGTGTGTAAAGATCCAAAGGTCAGAAATGTACACAACAAAGAGTCTTAGATAGTGGAACATGACAGATTGGACTTTATAGCTTTaacagatgtgtgtgtgaagTAAAAAGTGTAAAGTAAAAAGGACCTAATCTAAACCCCAAATAGGAAATCCAAAGTTCCCCATCCTGCCATCCTAAACATTTATCGCCTTATTACTGACAGAGTGAGATTAACCATAAGAGCAGTATATTCATGAGGTTTTATGATAATTGACCTTTGACATTTTCACACTATTAAAAGAGGTCATTTACTAGGTTCTATGTTACAGAGGGAAGACTCCCCAGTATTTCCCGTCATTCATTCTCTCTATCACTTGGCCTTTTCTGGCTCTTTTTATGTCCAGAAGGAATGCATCACGAAATGCGATTTCTTTAAGCAATTGTGAGTGGAAATTGCTTTTTCTGGAGACATTTATGACCCCATTCAAAGGCCTGACATCTCAAacacaggaaggaaggaagtgaGAAGTGCCATACAGTATAAAGAGGTTCATTTACACTTCCTGCTATACCTTTTTAACAAAGCCCCAAAATACACACCTTTATTCAAAACAGAAATGTCGGATTATGGCGTAGAACGGTGAATGGACCTGGTTTTACACACGCTCACACCCACCTATGATAAATGGGTTTGTGGGTGCATAAATGTTGTATGGATGGATGATTTTTATCGGGGAAGCATGCCCTCCTCAAGGGTACTTGGGATTAGAACCCTGGaagtctctctgctctctgtctgataATAGATCAAAGAGATTCATCAGAGATCACCTCTAGTTCTAGAACACTTTTCCCACATAGCAACCAGTCATCTTAATGCTTCAGCCAATGGACTCCAGCAGTAAAATACCACATAGAAATATCTTAAATGAGATCATTAACCCCACATTATAAAAAGTTAAACAGAAACACACTAGGGTAATTATAATATTGCTGTCTGACTATCCCTTATATACAGTCATTATAAAAACTGCATTTCAAATTGCTGGAGAATTTTTTTGGATGATACGTAATGAGATCAAAAATGTACAGGGATGAAAATAGACAATATGTGTTTATAGATGTGAATACAAATTTGGCATGGTTCAGATCAATAGTTCAGAAGGATGATTTTAATGTTGGATACTTACTGACTCCAAAAGGCAATCTAGGGACATTACACCAGAGTGCTGGAGATGCTGGAGTCTTGTGACAGGTTTATGGTAACCTCGGACACCCAGGATTCACTGAAGTGACAAGATGTCTGAATATAGAATGGTTaagatacactgagtatacaaaacattaaaaacacttgctctttccatgacagactgagcaggtgaatccaggtgaaagctatgaacccttactgatgtcactttttaaatccacttcaatcaatgtagaagaaggggggggagacaggttaaaaaaggatttttatgccttgagacatgaattgtgtgcAATTCAttgggtgaatgggtaagaccaaaaatgtaagtgcctttgaaagggctatggtagtaggtgccaggcgcaccggtttgtgtcaaggacTGCAACGTTGctaggtttttcacgctcaacagtttcctgtgtgtatcaagaatggtccaccacccaaagaacaacttgacacaactgtgggaggcattggagtcaacatgggccagtatccttatgcaacgctttcaacaccttgtagagtccatgctccgacgaattgaggctgttctgagggcaaaagggctgtggggtgcaactcaatattagttaggtgttcctaatgtttggtatagtcagtgtataAGCATACATACAACTGAATAAATTCATGTTAAATGTTGAGAAATGAAACCATATAGGTCTCAATATATAACCACAGTACACTCCACATAAAGACTGGACTTCAAAGATACTATATCCATCTTTTATCAATCTCTAAATCCTTGAAAGGTACAATTATTTCTAGAGCAGGGAATTgtcagggacctcacgatacttaggtgccgatacggtATGTATTGAGATTTGACActgctgaaaacatgttgactcactatTTATTAAGATGGACGAGCTAAACTTTGACCTGGAGATCTATATAATATCGtcccaaaataatattgcgatatgttACTATCGATTTTATCCCCTATCGCTAATTATTTCCATTCTGTAAAATCACAAAGTTACATTCCACATATTCCATGACTCTTGGATCTCCTCATTCTTATTGGTGGAAGAGCAGCAAACAATTTGTTCAGACGGTGCCCATCCACTCCGTCCTGAGCCAGAGAAAGCAGAGGGGTCACAGTTGAGCTTCTAAAGCTCAAAACTGCCAGCTTTCATCCGAAGCCAAAAAGAGACTTTCAATATCCAGCTCTACCATCTcaatttaaatttatttttgcGTTTTATGCGCTTTGAGATTATATTATGTCATGAAAATCGCTAtacaagttaaataaataataattattaAAGCTATTAGCACTGAATGACAGAAATCTATGCTCAACTGCCCCTGAGACTACTTGTTCAcaccccaaatggcatcctattccctatatagtgcactagttttgaccagagccttgttcaaaagtaatgcactacatagggaatagggtacgatTTAGTACATAGACCTATTCAATTGCAGCCTTCATTTCCCTGCTGACACTAAGGACTTGAAGGCTGAATGGCAAAGTGGCTCCAGGAGGAAAATAGCAAACAAGCAGAAGAGGCTTTCAATCAAATGTCTATTGTAGTTGGTAATTTGTGCTTTGAACACATCAATACCTTGACATTTGTTCAACGATGAAACAAACCTGCAATATCACATATAGAAAGATGTATAATTTTGAAACTGAAGCACGTAGATCAATCTTTATGAAACGTAACATGTTTACCATGACTCtttggctgcgtttagacaggcagcccaattctgatttcCCCCCACAAATTGGTATTTTGAACAATCACATCAGATTTTCTTCAGAACTGATCTGATTGGTAAAAAAAAGAGGaaaaatcagaattgggctgcctgtcaaCGCAGCCCATGTCAATGCCATGAAAGGCTACAACACAAAGAACAAACGTCCCATAGCTCTATGGTCTccactgacatctagtggacaaATTAGGAACTTCTATTGACAGACAATGGGTGACTGGAAAGCCTAGGTAGAAGGTAATGGCAAACTATTTCTGTCCACACCCATCTAGGTTTTTAATGTAAGTTATCAATTTCTATCATGGAGATCTGACTTTGTAATGTTAATATTCATTCATGGTCAATGGCAGGTTGTTTAAAGCAGACATGAACCAAGAACAATAGATTTCAATTAGCATTTCAAAAACAATAAGAGAGTAGCACAGAAACACAAGCAGATACTGTTTtaattcatttttatttcatGACACTTTAAGCAATGCATTGTCTTCATGTTCATCTGAATTGAAAAGTTCATGATTGGGAAACATGTCAAAGATGACTGTAGTCAGATTCACTAGTTTGTACCAAACACACTTCCTTTTTCAACTCTGGATTTATGATGAATAACTAAGTTAACCTAAACATGACAAAGCTATGACATAAGTCAAGCGTCAATGTAATGTAACTTGCACATGAGAACATTCTGTAACAGAACATGAGCTGGTATCTAACCGGTTGTTATAGCTATCTATTTGATCTGTTGCGGACAAACAGTACAGTAATGGTAGTCTAGTCAGTCTTGGAGGCCatcaatggtgtgtgtgtctgacactgAATAGAGGTTCTGTGTAGAGACTGAGAGGTGTTCTAGAACAGGCAGATTCTGGGCAGTCACCGCCAGAGGCAAGCCGTGGATGACCACTTCCTGACTGCCTAAACTGATGCTAGGAACCATGAGACTACTGTCCTCCTCACAGGTGGTAATGCCATTGTCCCCAAACCCCTGCACCACTGTTACCTGTGCTTGCTTGGGCAAGTCTTCTGAGGGGCCACCTTCGCTACACATCATGTCCGGGGGCGAAAACCTGGAGGTGGCCGTTGCCATGGCGACTAGATTACTGTGGTTCACTCCCTCCGTCACCACAGTAACCTCTGTGCCCCCCTCCTGGATGAGAGCACTGAGACCCTCCAGGTCTGAGCAGGTGGTGATGAAGGTCTGTGTGCTGCTGCGGTGGGCTGAGGAGTCCTGGGAGGCGATGGCTGTCTGAAGTAGGGCCTGGTGGAGAGGGTTACGGCTGTCCCCTAGGGAGAGGTGTGTCAGCAGGACTGTCTGAGGCTCCAGAGAGCCCCCCTCTACCTGTTTCTGAGCTCCTAACTGCTGTATGGGCGTGAGGCTCATACAGTTGACCACCATGCCCTGGGTCTCTGGGTTCAGGAGGACCGTGGTGGATCTCTTGGTGTGATGCTGGTGCTGCCCAACGTCTAGCCCAGCCTGCAGGGGAAGGAAGGAGCCCTCCTGACCCAGAGGGTGGGAAACTATGATTTGGAGCTGGGCACTGCTGTAGGGGACCAGGGGGTCTGAGGCTAGGGGAGTCAGGGGGACCTGGTGGAGTGGGATTTGGGTGGTGTGGATGTCTTGCCTGGGTACATGGCTCACAGTCACAACACTGTGCTGGGAGGTGATGGGCTGGAGCGTCAAAGAGAGAGTCTGCTGGGAGTCTGAGTCCTGGTGCTGCTTCCTGTGGCTGCGCAGAGAGTCCTCCCTCACGAACGACGCCTCGCACAGGTCACAGCGGAAGGCCCGCGTTGCGTCCAGCTTGGCCCGGTAACGGGAGCTCACAGGCTTGGGAGGGTCCTCTCCGTTACAGACACCGGCTTTGCCTCTTTTCCCACCGACACCTGTCTCAGGCTTGTCCGCGTGGCACTTCTTCTTCTTGTGGATGACCAGGTTGCTGCGCTGCTTGGTGGCGAAACTGCAGAAGTCACATTTAAAAGGTCGCTCTTCAGAGTGGATCCGCTCATGGACCTTGAACGCCCCCTTGCTGGAGCAGGAGTAGGTGCACTTGGAGCACTGGATGGGTTGAGTGGGCTGGTGCTCTCGCAAGTGCTGCCTCAGAGCTGTCTTATTGGTGCACAGGAAGTCACAGTCAGGGCAGTGGAAGGAGTTGGCCGTGCCGTGTTTTATCTGGACGTGTGATTTCAGGTTGCCCTTCATGGCACAGCGGTAGTCACAGAAGTCACACTTGTAAGGCTTCTCACCCGAGTGGATGCGGATGTGCCTCTTCAGGTCAGAGTTGATCTTGAACTTTGCTTCACACCGAGTGCACTGGAAAGGTGCGTCCCCTAAAGTAGaggaatatatacatttatataacATCAGACAAATAAAACATAAGTTTGTCAGACTTTTTTAGAAGTCAAATCGGTCTTATATCAAGATGAGTCCATGTCCCATATTTCAATCCCAAATGAATGGGAAACAATGTAGACCATTCGCTAACCAGATTTCAGAACCAGACTTATACAATTCAATGCTTA
Encoded proteins:
- the LOC115165595 gene encoding zinc finger protein 64, which produces MESFNGEGGNHVLVEVSPDIHICGFCKQQYNNFEVFLAHKQNGCHIPSSDISAPTLTDSSSEFVFEETYQTCVMRGVKNILTKASKTPSKKLKPALTSKRRSCCFSGCSFKTQYGQKDMERHLKTHTGEKPFECELCHKRFSRRDKLNMHFRSHTGEKPHKCKYCPYAAADSSSLKKHLRIHYDERPFKCQICPYASRNSSQLTVHLRSHTGDAPFQCTRCEAKFKINSDLKRHIRIHSGEKPYKCDFCDYRCAMKGNLKSHVQIKHGTANSFHCPDCDFLCTNKTALRQHLREHQPTQPIQCSKCTYSCSSKGAFKVHERIHSEERPFKCDFCSFATKQRSNLVIHKKKKCHADKPETGVGGKRGKAGVCNGEDPPKPVSSRYRAKLDATRAFRCDLCEASFVREDSLRSHRKQHQDSDSQQTLSLTLQPITSQHSVVTVSHVPRQDIHTTQIPLHQVPLTPLASDPLVPYSSAQLQIIVSHPLGQEGSFLPLQAGLDVGQHQHHTKRSTTVLLNPETQGMVVNCMSLTPIQQLGAQKQVEGGSLEPQTVLLTHLSLGDSRNPLHQALLQTAIASQDSSAHRSSTQTFITTCSDLEGLSALIQEGGTEVTVVTEGVNHSNLVAMATATSRFSPPDMMCSEGGPSEDLPKQAQVTVVQGFGDNGITTCEEDSSLMVPSISLGSQEVVIHGLPLAVTAQNLPVLEHLSVSTQNLYSVSDTHTIDGLQD